AAAGTACAAATGGCCACATATCAACCAAGAACAAGGTTTTACTCAATACAATATTGGCAGGAAGTGCATGTGCAGGGGAAGACAGTACAAGTAGAAAATCATACCATTGCAAGTCTCCACATTTCAATTCTGTGCCTATTGTACATGCAGACCTGTAACCTCTCTACTCCTTGTAGTCACAGCAGTACTTAGAATATTGTCACTCACTGGAGAGAACTTACAAGCAAGAACAGCAGCCATTACCTCGGTACCTGCTGTATTGTCTTAAAATAACCGAGAAAGGTTAGgggtggatctgctggaaagcagttctgaggagaaggatctgccagtcctggtagacagtaaattctccatgagccagcaatgtgcccttgccaccaagaaggccagtggaatcctggggtgcatagggaagagtgtggccagcaggttgaaaggtcattctccccctctactctgtcctggtgaggccacatctggaatactgcatccagttctgggctccccaggtcaagagagacaggaaactactagagagagtccagtggagggcaacaaaaatgattgGGGGTTTGAAGCATCTCGCTTATGAAGAacggctgagggagctgggactctttagcctggagaaggctgaggggagaccttattaagGCCTATgagtatctaaagggtgggtgcagggaggatggagccagactcttctcagtagtgcccagtgacaggacgaggtgcaacaggcacaagctggaacatagcaagttccatttaaatatgagaagaaacttctttactatgggggtgacaaagcactggaacaggctgcccagagaggttgtggagaccCCTTCTCcagagatattcaaaaccctcctgggtGCAGTCCTGAGAGAAGagctctaggcaatcctgcttcaGTGAGGgagtgggactagatgatctctaaaggtcccttccaactctgacaactCTGTAATTCTGTTAATTCTTCCAAATGAAGCTATATTTGAAATAGCAAAAGAGTTgcaaaaacaacaataaaaaaaataaaaatacctatCATAAAGCAAACAGCCAGAGGTGGATAATGTGATAGTAAGACAGAGGAAAGGAtctcttaaattattttctacttaCCATCTTGTGTCAAAGGCAGGAAGCAGTGTGGCTTACCTCATTCATTATTCAAATACCATGTTGTTTCAGTCCTACACTCTCTTGCAGGACTGCTGGAACACTGCATGCTctaactgaaaacaaagtacCTGACTTTTCAAAACACACCTTATCTTCCTGCACAACACACAGTTCAGGTACCCTGGGATTCATGACTGAGAAAGATCCAGTAATGACCATTCAACACTAATTTAGGAAAAGGGGAAGCTGTATCCCCCCCCCAATCCTGGAAACTAGAGTCAGCTGCCACCTCAAAACACAGGAGTTTTTCACTATGGGAGGCAAAGCACAGTCACGACAAACATTCAACAATTCATtacctctgctgcagcacatcaTTTTTCACTTATGAATAAAACTGAGAATCCAGTTATTCCTCACCTTGGTTTCTTCCAGTTCTTTATTCTTGGCTCGAATTATCTCCTCAAAATCTTTTTTACTACGGCTCAGTTCTTCCATCAAAGCACGATGCTGTAACAATACCATCCCAGAAATTATAAGAGTGCCAGTAAAAGCTATCCTATTCAATATACATGGCCATAATAATGAGTTTCAGCATACTAATTTCTCCTAATTTTCTAAAAGAGCAACACATGTCTCTACAAGTCGGGATATTAAGGCAGTTAGCCTTATCTTAACATTGGAATGTGGAGCCAGTTATCTATGACCTTCCCAGTGCCAATGGCAGTTCTCATTCCCTTCCATGGGTTAAGCTTTCATTCCAGTTAGGTTTTACTGTCAACATTTTCAGTACACCTGAGACATTTGAGTAATCAAGGGGTATTTGACTCACAAGGATCACAAAAACCTGACAACGTGTCCAGGGTTACCTGAAGCTAATTCCAGATTAGCCTTCCAAAAGGAGAGGTCTTTTTGGAAAGAGTCCAGTAGGTACTGGACTAAGTGTGTAGCAATCTCTTTCCAAAACATTTCTAACCAagagtgaatttttttttcacctgattaaaattgaaaaaagacTTCCTCAAAACAGATATCCAGCACATGGACCTCACGAAAATAAGACTACTAGCCCAAGGACAAAATTCAAACTAAAAATATACATCATTGCAGCTACTTAATGCTTTCAATCTGAGTGCACATTTGCTCAGTATTTGCTGGCAAACAGTAGCTCCCAAGAAGCAAGGCCTGCCACTTTCTGACAGAAATTTGATCTGTAGAGGAAAATCATCCAATTTGCACCCAAGGCAAAGTCCTCATCTTCTGCCAAGACACCACAGCAGTAAGAGAATTTTGAAGATCCGAGTTACAACTGTTAGACCAAACTTAAAACTCAAAAATACTTGCCTCCTGCAGGACCTGGGCTAGCTGCTCCTTCAGATTCTCTTCCCCATGTTGGCCCTTTACTCCCtggagaggagggggggaaaaaatagactTGAAGAATGCAAGGgacagaaaattacttctttgcaCAATCTCTTTAGAGGATTTGCTTAAAGAAATAACACTGGTTTTCAGCAAACTCTGAGATGTCCCACTCTAGTGTTACATATGTATTACACAAATTAGAGCTATAATTTacaatgaagaattaaaatcGATATATAATTTACAGTTACATGTTTTAACACCTCCCCTTCATTCTAGCAATAAAGTCAACAGCATGTTCATAGAAGCAGAGGTCAGTAACAGCTTAAAGATGAGAAAAAGCTGCAACTCTGTCTTTGAGTACAAAGAGGTCAGACGTACCTACAGCTCCAGCTGAACTTCCTCTTCTACCTAAGCACACAGCTCCAGACTTCCTGTACTTCTGATAAAGGTATCTTGCCTTTAGCAGCAGACTTCAAAGAAGTAACTGATAAATTAGGAAACTCACTCCAAGATGAAGTCTTACTTCCTTTAAATGGGATTTTGAGCAAACCCAAAGAGAAAGATATCCATTTGTTATCTAAAAAAGGCTATCTACCAACATATATGTACTGCTTGAAGACACATATTGCAAGAAAGGGTTTTTAGAATGTATGAAAAAATCTCAATCCCTCGAGAGACTAAGGCATACAACAATTCACTTGCTTGGAAAGAGAACAGATTTGCCATTCAAACTGGGTATTAATTCAGCCACATATTGAGAGGAATTCACACTTAAGAGGAATACTTTTCAGTTTGTCCTCACTGTAACCACAGGAGATCAGACAGATATTCTGggttcttttatttaaaaccatGCTTTTTTACTAACTGAAATGCTTTGCTATCTTGCTGTCATGAAccagtttgtaaaaaaaaataattaaaaaattagcatttattttgtgcctttttccTAACTCCTCATGCAGCCCAGTCCCTTCTGTCTCTGCACTTTATTTTGGTACACATACCTGGAAGTTAAAAACTTCATAGACAATTTTAAGACAATTTTAAGAGGAGCAATTCACACAAACATTATTTGTGTTACTGGATGGTTCCAAAGTCTTATTTTGAATAAATGCCTTATATTAGGCATTCCATACACACAAAAAGACACAGGCTAAAAAGATTACCACCATTGTACCTCtaacttctgctgctctttAGAGAATGtcctctccagctcttccaCCTGCTGCTGATGATGCTCTTGTTCTGTGCACAGCTGGCTCTGCaactcctgcagctcctgctccattGCCAGGATCTCCTTCTGTGCACACTTCTTGCGCTTCTGCTTCACATTCAGCACTGCTGTCTGCTTCTCCTGCACTTTGACTTTTAACTTCATTATATCTGCCAATGTCTTCCTCAGCATttccaacccattccatgaCTGTGCAAGACCAGAGCCTTTCTGGTCCTTACGGAGGACAGACACTCCCTTCTCAGAGCACACAGGGCTATTAAGCACCGGATCACTGACCTCCTCCTCACTGGGTCCAGGAGGAGGCAGCTTGATATCCACATTCTCTGTTAACTGTTTGGCCTCTTCAGCCCTACCCGATGATTTACCCAAAGGGTCATTGTCACAAGATACTCTGTCTCTTTTGGATCTGGAGTCTGAAGGGCCTTCTGATCCAGATGTCTCCAATTCCTCTGAATTAAACTTACGTTTCGTTCTTGAACTCCTAGCTTTCCCCAGGTCACTTCTTTGGGCTAAAAAGGGTCTGATTTTCTCCCATTCCTCTTTAATTACTTCATACTCATATTCAGCAGCCTCTCTGTTTTCCAAAGGCACTCCCAACTGGATACGGTCTCCTTCAGCAATAGGATAGGCTTTGGAGGGATCCAGACGGTGTTTGTTAAGCCAGACTCCATTTAGACTCTGCAAACGAACAAAGAATCAGCAACATTTAATATGCAGTTACAGAGTGCTCTGCAAGTTATTTCTGGCAACTGTAAACATATCCAGCCTCTTCAGTGTTGCAATCAGAACAAGTCACCTCTTTAAATAAACCTTGCAATATCCTATTTATTTGCTTAGTGTCCCATTTATTACAGTTCTTGCACTATATTATTTCTGATGTATTATTCCTGCATTATAGATTTTGTGTGCAGGCACTAAGAACAACATTAATACATGTGTTTgtgcagaagacaaaaaaaataacactaagggaaaaaaaaaaactgccCAAAAGCTTTAGAGGAAACAAGAACTAACCAAGAGAAAGAAGACTCCACAATAGATCACTGTTAAAACCACAGAATATCAGAGTAATTATTCTTGACAATTCATGTCACCTGACATTCAAgaaataagagaagaaaaaggagcatAGCTCATaccacttaaagaaaaaagagacagatCTCTATAAatacagggagaaaataaacacaaagtaAAAAGTTCTTATAGAGATAatgtttaaagcaaaaaaaaaaaaaaagggggttttaCTTAGACACTATCTcaagaaacagttttgaaaaacagcaaaactgatCTGTGCTCAAGATGAACTGCAGAGTCATTAGCAACTGACATCTCAAAGAGATTCAATAAAACAACTTGATGAAATGGTAGCAGCAGTAACACAGAGGAAGTGTTCATAGCTCATCTACCATAGATGCTTCCAGTCTTGCAAAAATTGTAAGTTTTCAAGTTTATACAAGTACTGAAACAGAGTTTTGTTAAAGAGCTGTGCAATTTGAATAGCAGCCGTTCCATTTCTTCTAGCTAATCTGTTCACCCAAACATCTTTCAAATCTGCACAACATATTGAACATATTTTTCTAACGGTGCTGTTTCAAGCCAAGTTACCGATTTTAGTTTTCAGCCTGAATGAAAAACTGGAGGGATCGTGATATAATAAACAGATTACTGAAGTCAAAGTGAAGCATAGCTGAGGACTCTGATGTCAATACTTAATTCTAATCAGGCTAGGAGGACTTTCAGAAGAAACTCCTTTGAACATAACACACAGCATGTTTCTTCTAACAACAGATCCTTCTTGTAGCTGCTTataattttaaagcagttgTGTCACTACAATAAAGACTATTAGTTTATCCTTTTATTGGCAGCTCAGGAACTTTATCCTTTTGAATACTGATGTAGAATTTTTTGTTAAGACAGTGACACAAAACAGGTTCACAGACCTCAACTTGCCCTTGGCAAGACTACAATTGTCTTAAAAATGCTAAACCAAGAGACAAATCCACATAAAGCAGTAGAGTCAGCAACATAACTGCAGCACACTGAAGCTTCTTACTGGAAGCACACAGCAGGAAAGAGACATTCGCATGGACCTTCTATCCCACTTGTACCATGCTATATCACAGTCCATACAGGGCATTCTCTTTAGCAAACCACAGAGTACAAGGTTTTAATTAATCTCTGTACCTTGTTATCCTTGACAGTCCATTGCCCTTCTGCATTTTGCTGGAAAACACAGTGCTTACGAGAGATCATCAAAGGACAGGTTTTGGACAGCAGCTGGTATGTGAGATCTAATCCTCGGCCTATAGTTACCTAAAAATAAAGTAGTTTAGTAACTGAAATCAGCAACAACATGGTAAATTCAGTTCATATGGTTTCAATTTAAGTACAGAAGATGACCAATCCAGACCAGCAACTATTCCCAAAGAGTTCAGTATAAcacaattattattattcttttttttgcattttaattcaaaagaaTACAGAAGACTACGAAGTTCAAAGTACTGTCTTCTGTGACAGTGAGGAAAATTCGAATACTCTGTGGCAGGTTAAAGTCTTGGTTTCATGGAAATCTTtgtcagcagcaaagctgctcaAAGCCACTCTCAATCCACCTTCCTTAGTCCCACTTTAGTCACCACTTCACACCTTTGCTTCAAACCAGTACAATTGTTTGCGAGTGTCAATGGTACTTCTTACCACCTTCTTTTGCCAGTTACATCTGTTAAATTGTCTGTAAGCAGGACACAGGACAAAAAACAGCCCAGAAAACTGCCACTAAAAAAGCACACGTAACCATGCCCTAAATGCGCGATACTTTTGTAAATCACAACTCTAATCTTAAGGGTCTGCAACTGAGCTACATGCAGTTCAGAACCATTAGTGAAAGTGATCTGATTTCACTGATCTGATTTCACTAATACTgtctttggaagaagggacatAATAAAATCATATCATTTCACAGTATCTTATTAAATCTAATCTAATTGCAGACTGCCACTCtatgcacagctctgctctccctccttcccctgcctcttCTGCTAGATCTATCTGATAATTACACATACTTTTCTCATTCATCTGTGCATGGCATAAGCTCTCAGTCAGCTTATCAGACAACTGCACGTATCCAGTGTAGCCTTAGATAAAGGCTGCCCTTCTTTTCCCTTGCAACCCCAACTTATTTGCATCACATATTCAATTCCTACAAGATGCTGCAGTAACCTGAGAAGGTCTCATCTGGAGCTGAAAGCATGAACTCTGACTCCAGTATCACGActaagggaaggaaggaaattatgATCAAGAAAGCAAACTGAACCATGTTTGGTACCTACCTCTGAAACGCTTCATACACGTGAGTGCTCTGCGGTGCTGGAGACCACGGCACATCCCCGCGCCCCGGCACTGCAGCTTGGGGCCAACATCCAACCCCCCCGTGAAGGCAGTTCGTGCTGACAGGCCCGGCTGCGGCACCGGGATGCCACCAGCCCCCTACCGCCGCTGACGAGGACTACGGCGCGGTGCAGACAATCGGGAGTAGCAACGCCCCGAACAAGATTCTCTGCACAACGAACGTGACCCTGGCCGtgcgttttttttttttcagatgagcTAACCTAAGTCCTTCCCTGAGCGGTACCTGCACACCCCCCGACCTCACACCCATGACGGGGGAGGAACAGAGCCCGACGTGCGCTCACGGAGCAGCCCCTCGCGCTCGGCTACGAGGGGCACCTTCCGCAGGGCGCGGGGCCAGCGGCACCGGGCGCGGCACCGGGCACCGCACCGGGCACCGCACCGGGCACCGCACCAGTGCCCGACGCGGGACGCCGGGAGGGCAGCCCCCTTGCAGCGCCCCGTTCCCCGTGCCTTCGTCTGGGCCCTCCGGGGCTTATCCATCACAAGCCACGGCTGCTGCGAAGGGGCTACTCCTATCCCGCACCCACGCGGAAAGGAAACGCGACCGCGCTCACGCCCCAGTAACTCCAGCCACACCGCTCAAACGCACCGCGCACCGCTAGCACGGCCAGCGCGCCGCCCGGCTCATCAGCCTAAGGATTCCTGCCCCCTTCCGCTGCGGGCACAGAAACAGCCCCGATCCAAACACGAGATCGTGTCAAACAGACGCTGGGAAACTCGGAcccaagccccccccccccacccccaggcAGGGGCTCCGCTGCCCCGCACGGCAACGGCGGCGAAACGCGCCGGCTCCGGCCGCTGCTCCTCGGCGGGGCCTTTCGCTGCCGCCGCGGGAGGAGCGGGCCGCAGCGGGGCCGCAGCGGGGCTCGGCTCCAGCGACGCCGGTACCGGCGCCCCGAGCGCGGAGGGCAGCACCCGGgcctcccctccccccgccgcccccgcgccgggccggggcccTTCCCGGCGCGGCTCACCTGCGTGCCGGCCTCCAGCAGGAGCCACTCGCCGCCCACCCCGACCCGGCGGAGGCACCAGGCCAGCCCCggcgccccccgcgccgccaTGGCGCCCGGCCCGCCTCCCCCgccggcggccccggccccggccccggcccctccTGCGGCCCCGCCGGAAGCTCCCGCCCCGCTTCCGGCCCGCGGCGCGATGGCGGCGCTGGGCGCCCGGCTGCGGCTGCGGCGGGGGCCGGTGCCGGTACCGGTGCCGatgccctggggctgcagcccccgccGCGGGGCTGCCAGCTGCCCGCCGGCCGGGCAGGTCCGCGCCGCCTTCCTCCGCTTCTTCCAGGAGCGTCACGGCCACCGCCGCCTGCCCTCGGCCCCCGTGCGGCCCCGCGGTGACCCCCGCCTCCTCTTCGTCAACGCGGGCATGAACCAGGTGCTcctcccgccgcgccccgccgcgcccgctGGGCGGGGGGGTGTGTCTCGGGAGCCGCCGGCTGGGGCCGCACGCCGCAGCCCGCCTCTCCCTGCCTTGCTTTGCAGTTCAAGCCCGTCTTCCTGGGCACCGCGCACCCCCGGAGCGAGCTGGCGCGGCACCGGCGGGTGGTGAACAGCCAGAAGTGCGTGCGGGCCGGCGGGAAGCACAACGACCTGGAGGACGTGGGccgggacacctcccaccacaccTTCTTTGAGATGCTGGGGAGCTGGTCCTTCGGGGATTACTTTAAGGTGAGGTGACAGGGGCAGACCCCTTTCCCGAGGGAAGCGCAGGCCTTATTTCAGAGCCCTGCCATCGGGCTGTCTGCAGGAGACACTTCGGTGAGCTCCAGATCAACTCTTGGGAGCTGCGTGGCCCAGAGCAGGGGTAGTTAGTGTGTTGAACGTGCCCTGCAGACTCACGGGGTGCTCAGCCTTTCGAAGCCACGAACGACACAGTGAAAGCTGTCAGCGTAAATGCCATTTAATGTGGTGGGAAGAAGGTTCCGGTTCATTTGGTGTTTGTTACTAGAAGGtttgagaagggaagaaggCTAAAGGATGCTGGCTTCACTGCTGGTGAAAGAAATAGTCCATGTAACTCTGCTAGTGAGCACATGGGTGTAGACCGTGCCGTGCCTCGGAAGGTCTCCCAACGAGTTAGGAACATCAGTTTCCCACTTGCAGCAGTGACCTGAGTCAGTTGCCTGACCCTCTTCCTGCTCTTTGCAATACACCTTAAAATCAGGAAGGGAGAGAGCGGCTGAAATGAGCTTTTGCAGTGTTTGACTCCCATTCTGAAGAGCCTTTCTGCATCACTCTGCATCCTGGATCACTCTGTATTGTTTATGTTTCCTGCCTGCTCAGGAGGAGGCATGTAGCATGGCCTGGGAGCTCCTGACAGAGGTCTATGAGATCCCTAGGGATCGTCTCTATGTCACCTACTTCGGTGGAGACTCCTCACTGGGGCTAAGTGCAGATGAGGAATGCAGGGACATCTGGCTCCGCCTGGGGTaagtgtgttaaaaaaaataaaaaataaaaggttctGTTGTTGACTTTTCAGTCTCCATAGCC
The Apus apus isolate bApuApu2 chromosome 3, bApuApu2.pri.cur, whole genome shotgun sequence genome window above contains:
- the RNF8 gene encoding E3 ubiquitin-protein ligase RNF8 isoform X2 produces the protein MAARGAPGLAWCLRRVGVGGEWLLLEAGTQVTIGRGLDLTYQLLSKTCPLMISRKHCVFQQNAEGQWTVKDNKSLNGVWLNKHRLDPSKAYPIAEGDRIQLGVPLENREAAEYEYEVIKEEWEKIRPFLAQRSDLGKARSSRTKRKFNSEELETSGSEGPSDSRSKRDRVSCDNDPLGKSSGRAEEAKQLTENVDIKLPPPGPSEEEVSDPVLNSPVCSEKGVSVLRKDQKGSGLAQSWNGLEMLRKTLADIMKLKVKVQEKQTAVLNVKQKRKKCAQKEILAMEQELQELQSQLCTEQEHHQQQVEELERTFSKEQQKLEGVKGQHGEENLKEQLAQVLQEHRALMEELSRSKKDFEEIIRAKNKELEETKEEKEKVRAQKEEVLNQMNDVLENELQCTICSEHFIEAVTLNCAHSFCSYCINEWTKRKVECPICRQEIKSKTRSLVLDNCIDRMVEKLDMETKRHRLTLIRERKGERETECVGEPSHGQ
- the RNF8 gene encoding E3 ubiquitin-protein ligase RNF8 isoform X3, with product MISRKHCVFQQNAEGQWTVKDNKSLNGVWLNKHRLDPSKAYPIAEGDRIQLGVPLENREAAEYEYEVIKEEWEKIRPFLAQRSDLGKARSSRTKRKFNSEELETSGSEGPSDSRSKRDRVSCDNDPLGKSSGRAEEAKQLTENVDIKLPPPGPSEEEVSDPVLNSPVCSEKGVSVLRKDQKGSGLAQSWNGLEMLRKTLADIMKLKVKVQEKQTAVLNVKQKRKKCAQKEILAMEQELQELQSQLCTEQEHHQQQVEELERTFSKEQQKLEGVKGQHGEENLKEQLAQVLQEHRALMEELSRSKKDFEEIIRAKNKELEETKEEKEKVRAQKEEVLNQMNDVLENELQCTICSEHFIEAVTLNCAHSFCSYCINEWTKRKVECPICRQEIKSKTRSLVLDNCIDRMVEKLDMETKRHRLTLIRERKEKRNVLVNPATDSDSSVISSIYSVLLLSSCDSEDSEEDSYYRESYYII
- the RNF8 gene encoding E3 ubiquitin-protein ligase RNF8 isoform X1, encoding MAARGAPGLAWCLRRVGVGGEWLLLEAGTQVTIGRGLDLTYQLLSKTCPLMISRKHCVFQQNAEGQWTVKDNKSLNGVWLNKHRLDPSKAYPIAEGDRIQLGVPLENREAAEYEYEVIKEEWEKIRPFLAQRSDLGKARSSRTKRKFNSEELETSGSEGPSDSRSKRDRVSCDNDPLGKSSGRAEEAKQLTENVDIKLPPPGPSEEEVSDPVLNSPVCSEKGVSVLRKDQKGSGLAQSWNGLEMLRKTLADIMKLKVKVQEKQTAVLNVKQKRKKCAQKEILAMEQELQELQSQLCTEQEHHQQQVEELERTFSKEQQKLEGVKGQHGEENLKEQLAQVLQEHRALMEELSRSKKDFEEIIRAKNKELEETKEEKEKVRAQKEEVLNQMNDVLENELQCTICSEHFIEAVTLNCAHSFCSYCINEWTKRKVECPICRQEIKSKTRSLVLDNCIDRMVEKLDMETKRHRLTLIRERKEKRNVLVNPATDSDSSVISSIYSVLLLSSCDSEDSEEDSYYRESYYII